The following proteins are encoded in a genomic region of Thioflexithrix psekupsensis:
- a CDS encoding DUF1737 domain-containing protein, with protein MAEKKKLYVIVSSTDTAYLEQMVNDRIKEGYIPHGNLVVTQEEGVSGITYFQPMILKKPSPAG; from the coding sequence ATGGCTGAAAAAAAGAAACTGTATGTTATTGTTTCCTCAACCGATACCGCTTATTTAGAACAAATGGTGAATGATCGAATTAAGGAAGGTTATATTCCACATGGTAATTTGGTAGTGACACAAGAGGAAGGCGTGAGCGGAATCACTTACTTTCAACCGATGATTTTAAAGAAACCAAGTCCGGCCGGTTAA
- the ampD gene encoding 1,6-anhydro-N-acetylmuramyl-L-alanine amidase AmpD — protein sequence MILALDQEKAWLCHVRHCPSPHWDERPLGVTPNLIVIHGISLPPREFGGNYIDKLFQGHLNPNEHPYFAGIVHLRVSAHVLINRRGEITQYVSFLKRAWHAGQSCFEGREQCNDFSIGIELEGCDDLAYTSAQYSQLIPLIRLLQQHWPEITPDRIVGHYHIAPGRKTDPGEAFDWVRVFQGISKI from the coding sequence ATGATACTTGCATTAGATCAGGAAAAAGCATGGTTGTGTCATGTGCGGCATTGTCCCTCGCCGCATTGGGATGAGCGACCGCTGGGGGTGACTCCCAATTTAATCGTGATTCATGGGATTAGTTTGCCACCGCGTGAATTTGGGGGGAATTATATTGATAAGCTTTTTCAAGGGCATTTAAATCCAAATGAACACCCTTATTTTGCGGGCATTGTGCATCTTAGGGTATCGGCACATGTTTTAATTAATCGTAGGGGAGAAATAACGCAATATGTTTCTTTTCTAAAAAGGGCTTGGCACGCGGGACAATCTTGTTTTGAAGGACGGGAGCAATGTAATGATTTTTCGATTGGGATTGAATTAGAAGGCTGTGATGATTTGGCTTATACTTCCGCGCAATATTCTCAATTAATTCCCTTAATTCGTTTATTACAACAGCATTGGCCAGAGATTACTCCAGATCGCATTGTCGGCCATTATCATATTGCGCCCGGACGGAAAACAGATCCCGGTGAGGCATTTGATTGGGTTCGGGTTTTTCAGGGGATTTCTAAAATATGA